A part of Salvelinus alpinus chromosome 5, SLU_Salpinus.1, whole genome shotgun sequence genomic DNA contains:
- the LOC139575278 gene encoding uncharacterized protein: protein MADEEAVPGAEGPLVAVTFQKTPHKKQKYLESEPKALGVTQIALSVFYISSVIVILTNSISMVVEDLTQIIGSVFVIIAGSLAIAAQNLHLPTLKACLGMQVVACVASVINLIVSVSDMAGHEYGYGCWKYVEINSTDHNDSCYSITASTEHYLAELVLINTALIAISVTLAAYCCKVVNCCSPGQRMPVITVQLKNEEAVPGAEGPLVAVTFQRNPHQKQKYLESQPKALGVTQIALSVFYISSVIVILTNSLSMVVLDPPQIIGSVFVIIAGSLAIAAQNLHLPTLKACLGMQVVACVASVFNLIVSVARMEARSYFCWKYGEGNLTDYDKTCILFNNSATHYFAELILIQTALIAISVTLAAYCCKVVNCCSPGPRMPVITVQVPPAQQ from the exons ATGGCAG ATGAAGAGGCCGTGCCCGGTGCAGAGGGTCCTCTTGTCGCAGTGACTTTTCAGAAAACTCCTCACAAAAAACAGAAGTACCTGGAGTCTGAACCCAAAGCATTGGGG gTGACTCAGATTGCCCTCAGTGTGTTCTATATCAGTTCTGTCATTGTCATTCTCACCAACAGCATAAGCATGGTGGTTGAAGATTTAACACAAATCATTGGATCAGTGTTT GTGATCATAGCTGGTAGTTTGGCCATAGCTGCACAGAATCTCCATCTTCCCACT cTGAAGGCCTGTCTGGGGATGCAGGTAGTGGCCTGTGTAGCATCAGTGATCAACTTGATCGTCTCTGTGTCAGACATGGCTGGACATGAATATGGTTATGGCTGCTGGAAATACGTTGAAATCAACAGCACTGATCACAATGATTCTTGCTATTCAATCACT GCTTCTACTGAACATTACCTTGCTGAGTTGGTCCTGATAAATACTGCTCTCATCGCTATCTCTGTCACGCTCGCTGCCTACTGCTGCAAGGTGGTCAATTGCTGCTCTCCAGGACAACGAATG CCGGTGATCACAGTCCAA CTGAAGA ATGAAGAGGCTGTTCCCGGCGCAGAGGGTCCACTTGTCGCAGTGACATTTCAGAGGAATCCTCACCAAAAACAGAAGTACCTGGAGTCTCAACCCAAAGCACTGGGG gTGACTCAGATTGCCCTCAGTGTGTTCTATATCAGTTCTGTCATTGTCATTCTCACCAACAGCTTGAGCATGGTGGTTCTAGACCCACCACAAATCATTGGATCAGTGTTT GTGATCATAGCTGGTAGTTTGGCCATAGCTGCACAGAATCTCCATCTTCCCACT CTGAAGGCCTGTCTGGGGATGCAGGTAGTGGCCTGCGTAGCATCAGTGTTCAACTTGATCGTCTCTGTGGCAAGAATGGAAGCACGCAGTTATTTCTGTTGGAAATACGGTGAAGGGAACCTCACTGATTACGACAAGACTTGCATTTTATTTAAT AATTCTGCTACACATTACTTTGCTGAGTTGATCCTGATACAAACTGCTCTCATCGCTATCTCTGTCACGCTGGCTGCCTACTGCTGTAAGGTGGTCAACTGCTGCTCCCCGGGACCACGAATG CCGGTGATCACAGTCCAAGTCCCTCCTGCTCAGCAATGA